A stretch of DNA from Cryptomeria japonica chromosome 4, Sugi_1.0, whole genome shotgun sequence:
CCTTCTAGGTGCTTACAACATGGATGAGCCATTAGATAAAGAATCCTTTATCTTTGCCATTAAACCAAGCTTAGAATAAAATTATTTTAGTGAGATTCAAGAATACATTGGATTTTTAAAAAAATGGTTACTATGTTTAATAATGGAATTTAGAAATTAGTATATTCATGCTATAATTAATTTGGTTTTGTGTATGTTTTGATCTATAAAGTTTTTTGATACAATATCCTATCATGAAATAATTAGTTCATGATCTAATCTTTATTTATCTTTATTACgattatttttttcaaattgacACTAATTCAATGCACTTTATTCTTACCTATAGATCATCATTATCTCTTTAGATAATTTTCAATACATATAGGATTTACTTAGGTCAACCTCACAAAGAACATAAATGATCCTCAAAATCAAGTCATCAAACTGAAATTCCACCTTCTTCACATCCTCTTACTCCCCATTATGAGCCAATTGTTACCTAGACCTAAGCTCATCCCATTCACTTCAATGAGATATTAATATAAAACACAATGCCATGATACATTTTCATATTCTCATTTGCCTCAAACACAATAGGTCTAGATCATGCCATAGCAACCACCAAATGAGTCAAGTACCCAGATCAATCATGCAATGGTTCTCACAACTAGGGACAAGAAGGAAGCATGCGTCTCAATGCAACAATATAATTATTTCATTATGAAGCAACTGAGCACATCATTGGTCTAGAATGATCGCAAACATATATCAAAATCTAGCTTATAATAAACACTCAAAATCACATACTACAAGAATGAAGTATCCTAAACTGGATCAAAGTATTACAAAATGATCCACATTCAACTTGCAAGAGATACAATCCACATGTTCTAGAAAAAGAAGTATGTAGTGTAAAAAAAGATGGCAAGGACATCAATAAGTAATGGGAAAGACTTAAGATATAGATTGAATGAATATTGAATCATGTTAAAGAAATAgacattaaaatgactaaaattacTACAATACAAATTATAAGGTTATCATTTACGACTCTTTAGATCATTGTATATATTGGAATGGATTAAATCATTAGGAATAATAAGTTGATGATATACTAATGAGTGAAAAAAAATAAGGGAGTAATTAGGGAACTCAAGGCTTAAGTTTATAGGATGCTTAGGGCTAACCCACAGCTAGATGAAAGACATTCCAATATTAACATTACTTTGGTGAGAAACATTTTACACCGGCTAAATACTATTAATTATTGGTTAACATTGAATAATAGTAAACTGCAATTTAGTAAAATGGTATTCCTAAAGACAATGTATAGTGTATTTCAGAGTAGCTATTGACATAAGCTATAACATATGTAACCCTCATATTTCTACTAATGTTTAGAATAATTAAATGACCTGACAAATAAATATTGTTTTCATAAGCCTTTAGGACTTCTTCACTCGAATTTTAAGCTTATCTTAAACTTAGATTTCATAAGCTTCTTCAGATTTCCATATAATGTTTCTTTCACCTCTGGAGTTAAAATATCAGTAACTTGAGAAAAATATACATTTATATCTTGTCATCAGAACAAATCTTTAAAATAGGGACACGGTTGCTCCACACTCCATTGACTAATGGATTTCTTTTGAAACTTTTGGAGTAGATTATGAGAAGCATTCTTGTTATGAAAAGGTAAAGTTCATTTGCATCCGACATTCCAAGGATAGGGTCTTTCAAAGCTGAATTGACCTACTTTTTTAGGCTTAGGTTCTAGACATGGCTTCCATTAATCTTCTTCATCTCAAGTATGTACTTAAAACTTCATATCAAATTTGCTACAACCTCTTCATGTTCATTTATGTCAATTTTCTATCTTtaaccctagatctagcattcaaaaTTTATCTTTACAATATCCAATTCAAGCCCCACAAAGAGATCCATCTGAAGTCAATCAACATTCATCCCTTGGAGGTTAATCTATTGATTTAATCTCCCTTTAATGTAAGGAGAAAATCAAATAGGTCTATTCCTTGTTTATATAGCTAAAGTAGAGAATCCTTATTTCACCACCTCACACTTAGGTCAAGCTAACAAATCACATAAATGTTCTTTAAAattaattcatcaaattgaaattACAACTTCCTAACACTCTTTTACTAGCCACTATGAGCCAATTGATTGAGTATAAGTCTCTTGCAACATTTTGTATGTCATTGTTTCTAAAGAAATAAATTGTGTACCTAGACACATGGATTAAGGAATGAGGAATGATCatgatgaaagaaaagaatatTTTGAGGATGCAATTTTAAAGGTACATCAATTAGCATAAGAGTGCAGAAACAaccttttttaaaaatattaactcAATGGAACACAGCATCTTCTAGGTGCTTACAACATGGACGAGCCATTAGATAAAGAATCCTTCATATTTTCCATTACACCAAGCTTAGAATAAAAATATTTTAGTGAGATTCGGGAATACattggaaaatttaaaaatggttaTTATGTTTAATAATGGAATTTAGAAATTAGTATATTCATGTTATTTTAATTTGGTTTTGTGTATGTTTTGATCTATAAAGTTTTTTGATACAATATCCTATCATGAAATAATAAGTTTATGATCTAATCTTTATTTATCTTTATTATGATTATTTTTTTCTAATTGACACTAATTTAATGCACTTTATTCTTACCTATAGATCATGATTATCTCTTTAGATAATTTTCAATACACATAGGATTTACTTAGGTCAACCTCACAAAGAACATAAATGATCCTCAAAATCAAGTCATCAAATTGAAATTCCACCTTCTTCACATCCTCTTACTAGCCATTATGAGCCAATTGGTACCTACACCTAAGCTCATCCCATTCAATTGAACGAGATATTAATATTAAACACAATGCCATGATACATTTTCATATCCtcatttgcatcaaacacaatAGGTCAAGATCATGCCATAGCAACCACCAAATGAGTCAAGTACCCAAATCAATCATGCAATGGTTCTCACAACTAGAGACAAGAAGGAAGCATGCATCTCAATGCAACAATATAATTAAATCATTATGAAGCAATTGAACACATCACTGGTCTAGAATGATTGCAAATATATATCAAAATCTAGCTTATAATAAACACTCAAAATCACATACTACAAGAATGAAGTATCCTAAACTGGATCAAAGTATTACAAAATGATCCACATTCAACTTGCAAGAGATACTATCCACTGGATCCACATAAAGAAGTATGCAGTGTAAAAAAAGGATGGCAAGGGCATTAATAAGTAATGGTAAAGACTTAAGAAATAGATTCAATGAATATTGAATCATGTTAAAGAAATAGACATCAAAATCACTGAAATTACTACAATACAAATTATAAGATTATCATTTACGACTCTTTAGATCATTGTATATATTGGAAAGGATTAAATCATTATGAATAATAAGTTGATGATATACTAATGAGTGAAAAAAATTAAGGGAGTAATTAGGGAAATCAAGGCttaattttataggaagtttaagGCTAACCCACAGCCAGATGAAAGACATTCTGATATTAACATTACTCTGGTGAGAAACATTTTACACCGGCTAAATACTATTAATTATTGGTTAACGTTGAATAATAGTAAACTGCAATTTAGTAAAATGATATTCACGAAGACAATGTATAGTGTATTTCAGAGTAGCTATTGACATAAGCTGTAACATATGTAACCCTCATATTTCTACTGATGTTCAGAATAATTAAATGACCTGACAAATAAATATTGTTTTCATAAGCCTTTAGGACTTCTTCACTCGGATTTTAAGCTTATCATAAACTCAGATTTCATAAGCTTCATCAGATTTCCATATAATGTTTCTTTCGCCTCTGGAGTTAAAATATCTGTAACCTGAGAAAAATATACATTTATATCCTGTCATCAGAACAAATCTTTGAAATACATTGATCGAATCTAATTAGAGTTAATTAGGTTATGTTGAGTATGTGCACCAACCTTTGCATGGAGACAGTGAAATGCTACTGTATCGGTGGTAGAAACGAAGCCATTGATTACTTGTATGTTGTGTGACTCCACTGCATATATGAGAGAAGTGAGAACATTCACCTTCATCACACACTTCATTGTAATAAAAATGTCTTTGCCGTTGTAGAACACATTGAGATTTTCGTTCACAGACTTGGTGTTTGAGGATGGCATCGAATCAGATTTACCACAATCAGAAGAGGGAGCCTCCATTTCTGGTATGGATTCATTTTTCAACCGAGGACTTCTGCTGCCCGTTTTAAGAGGCAATTTGGGACCTCCATTTTGACTAGAATGAAGGGCTAACTGGTGCTGGAGATATTGAATGTAGTCTACAATGTCTGACACTATGCACGCCTTACTTCTCTGAAAGTAATTGATATTTAGAATGTTAGATGTAAAGTCTTGGAAACTTCTGTAATATTTTATACATGACCTTACCTTAGAAAAGTCCTATTGTCAGGGTTTGCAGTTCTATAGATTACTGCCTTCTTATTATCATAACAACACTGAGATTATCTACAAACATCTGCCTTGAATCTTAAGAAAATGAAAGACTTCGGCGGCTATTTCTTCTATAGATTTTCTTAAAAATACCATATTGGTTTATTTGAATAACTAGAATTCCACAATGTCGAAAATATAATCTGGTTAAGGCTATGAGTTTGATAGAGTAAAATTGTGTATGCTGTTTAGTTGATATTTTTAATCACATTCAGTAATTTATTAAGAGAGGATATACGGATAAGATTCATGGATATAGTTTGCACAATCCTATTTGTATTGTTGAGCAAAAGATTCTTATGTATAGTGATCATTTCATTGATAGAGCCCTTGAAGTGGCAGAGAAAGTTTGGGCAGAAGctttcctttatttggttcataATCATAAAAAGCTGCTAATTTATATTGCCTCCGATTTGATTTGGAGAAGATTCATCGGAAGCGTATGTGCAAGAGTTCACAAAGTTAAAATTTTGTAGGCTGGTTGCAATGTGAGTTTGAAAATGGAAGCAGGGATGTCATAATACATGGCTGTGTCCATTGACTTTCATGGGTAAGACCCTTTCACCGGACTCTTCACTGATAGTTGAATATTTGTATAAATAGTTGAAGACAGACCATGTATTACATAAGGATGAATATATAATATTTTTCTACTTGAAAGTGGACGTAGCTTTTATAATGAACCACTATAAATTTGTATCTAGTATCTTTactgtatttattattttctttctctgttttatgtttattatattttttctctcCACATTTTTAAATTAACAATTTACATGGAGCTTTTTGATACCTGATCCTTACTCTTTTCGACACTTACGCACCCTGAGAATATACAAGGCCACGAGCAGCTTACCTTAACAGCTGAACTTGGCAACAAGGAATTCATTTCTGCAAACAATTGATTCATTTCAGTACGCCTCACCCTTTCCGAGAGCGAGTGGATCTCCTTGAACGACGAACAACGCAATGCAACCGAACCACCATGAACAAATCGTTTCATTTCGAGGCCCATTTCTCGTCCTCCACCAACCCACTGTtctttaggaaattgatgaaagtgGGGCGTTACCTGCGATTGAGAGGGCACCAAGGCCTGGATATTCTTCTTATACTTCTCCCCCACTGCGCTCAGATTGTCACCACCATGATTGAGACCGTGTGGAATTTGCAAAGAAGGATTATAATTGTTATGATCCGGTGTGGTAAACGACCCACAGCTTGTAACCACACGGGGAAAATGCATTATGCCTAGGGAGTAGAGAAACAACAGTACTTCTGCAAAtttgtgggttctttcctgcccACGAGTCTCTACCACCATAGATATTTGAGTTGTGAATCTGTGATAGCTAGCAGGGTTTTGCTATGGAGcagagatgaataattatttaataattgcaATTACATCTAGAAAAGGATGTGACGGCGAAAAGCTAACGAGGGATCTCTGACACCCATCTACCATGATCGTCCTTATAGCAATTTTTAACGGCTGATTGGTGAATAGTGGATCCCGTGTTACGTGTTGCTGGTTAACTTCTTTACAGTTTGAATTAAATTTTTCGATGGCCTCCCTGTAAACTAATGAGCCTGTACCATCACGTGGAAGTATATGCACAGAAATTAAACGCCCCTGGCTAAATTCGTTGcaaatatgaaataataaattaaTGAATCCAGAGATTTGAGCTCACGTACACATGTTACATAAATATACGAGAAAAAGGATTGGACGATTGGGTGTTTGGTGGTTTGTATTATGTCTATATTCATGACAAATTATATGATTAATTATTCTTAATTTTAAATTTGGTTCTTACATTTATAGATTTGATAGGTatgtttattttcttgaattttcttttgTGCATTTTTTGTGCACCTTTTAGTCTAGTGTCTGAATTGTTTTGTAGATTTGCTTGGCTCTATTATCTAGCTTTGGTGGTGCCCAAAGATATCATTTGAAATCTTAACTCTATGCTCAAAACTACATAGAAATATTTCATGAGTAGAATTTGAAACCAAAGTAATAACCATGGATAACGACTCAATAATGTCAACAAAAGAATGCCTAAACATTTGAAAAAGAACCATATAAGGTTGCAAAGGAGCCATAAGAGCATGGGGATTCAAGGAAGAAAACAAAAGCATCATATAGATGGGAGAATGAGATGGCATACAGAATTAATACATGGCATTGTGAAAAGGTCAAGAATCATAACAAAAACTAATGATGTTCTATGTAGACACTACCATAATCTAAGCACATGCAGGGCTATGATAGAGTTTCGTAAGCATGACATAGATCATTTAATCACAACTGATAATAACTATTCAAGATATTGTTTGTTACCTAGGCAAATGGAAATTGAACCATCCTATATAAATATTAGTTTAAATTAACTAATATAGCATTGTAAATTGCCATTGggacaatttacacctcatgtttctACCCCTaatttagtgtgtcctatcctcatcaccttCTTGGGTTTGTTTATGCCTATTCTCCAGCTTTGAGGCTATGAAAAACCTTTTTTGGGTCCTACCATGGGATGACACACCCTTTTTTAGCTTTGTTTTGGTCTTGATTGAGGCAAGACCAAGGCGTGGAACACCCTAGTTTGGACAATGGCGCCCCAAAATGCCAAGATCCCACTCAATCAAGCCCCAATTTAAAATAGTGTCAGGGGTATATCTCAACAATAAGTTTTTATATTTTTGGCTCTACATGACCATTAGATGTCAAcgtaattggtaatttacctagaaccCCCGTATTTATAGAAATTTGATCATCCTAATTTCATCTATCCATTCAAGCACTCTAAGCGATCAATTCCTATCATTCTTGCATTTGTGAAACATTCATAATCAAGCattttttcaaagatcttcaaggccaCATATTCATCATTCATCCATTTGTGGAGAAAAGTCGTGTCaattttcatgcaagcatgtgtctatgattagggttttgtcatgttcatggaGAAAAAGCATGAAGCTGTGTCACACTTGGGGCTAATTGGAGGTAGTTCGGCTAGACTGAGTTAGGTAGGACTACCACCCCGACACGTGGCACCCTGTGTCACTGGCATGGCACCTAAGTGGGAccaaaagtttgaccaaaatttcgGCACCATTTAGGCACTTTTTTTAAATGCTTGAGcttagaattaaaaaaataaataaaatagttttgCTGGATTCACCTATGTGGCAAGTAATGTGGgagccaaatcacctattttgtctgtATTTCTGAAATTTTccacttctgctcaatttttctttaggcagaatatttttttataaaaaacaaaagatacccttttgtagagcttgaagtcaTGAACCTAgacataatttttttagtattttgactagttttaatattttttattaattaaatattgtgAGTAGGTTTTTAAAGTTCAAAAAGAAGTTCATTAGACattaaagaaaatattgaatgatattaaaaaaatataaaaaaatgtatttttcactagatgagagaatcttctctaaaagggtaaatttttttttgataatcataaatttagtagatAAAAGGTGACACCGAATGAAAAAATACCAAATTCAGCTATTGGACTTAAAATattataatgagaaaaatatacgtcaaaataaaaaaattatttttaacacTGTATATGTATGTCCTCTATTTGGacaattaaaatcaacaaaaactaattttgttttcaatttgttttgtGATGttgactagaacccctgattttcaacattttttagtAATAAAAAATccatctttgaatatataaaagatCAATGCATCATCAATaacaattgtagatttgaggtatatctatctagtatttattttagtatttgcattatttcattcaaggttaattcctacaccagtgtttgacttaggcaaacccctattctcaacaATTTTACCTTTCTTTCTATGTTCAAGAAACATGTATAGAGTTGTGTTTGAGAGGATTGATAGAACTCGCAGAGACGAACATGTTCACTTTTTGACGGtgagaaattcagaggaccatggcaAATTAATGAGCTCTAGTCCCAAAAAAATAGGCTGAATTTATAGGTAGATCCAAAACATCCTCTTTTGCCTAGATCCAGGTTGGTGTGTCTGtatgatgattgtagctcactgtttatgctcaATCTCTTCAATAACCTCCTATTTTGCCCTAATTTccacattttcacaattcaacttagaaagagggaatcaaaCCCTAACCAACTAAACCTTATCAAAATTTCAGGTTTTTTCCTATTTGTATTAAGCCTAGATCTATTTGGTCCATCCTTCTTTCAATGTAGTGATTAGTTAAGAAAAATAGTCATTTTGTTACCTtaattagtgaaaccctaattttcatcattacatttaggtgaacccgactccttgcaCCATTATTTCAGATTTATTTTCTCAAATCTTATTTGTGAgcatttttattttcaagtttgcactcatagattataatcaaattacataaatttagaggttaacttgataaaaaccctaatttattttggttaatttgatgtgtgtgttgcataatttgtaacttttattttcaaatctGATCTTAGGAACTCATAATGGTACTCAATATAtctaatttattcaccatttcacatatgattaccctTTTTTTTACTAATAGTTATCAAAATCatttgttggataatggtttctttcacttcacattgcttcttttcaatcatagcactttggcatattgcatttttcaaACTTCTATATTGCTTCCTACTAATAAATTAAATCTCAAGccttttatccatgatgcatgttgttttaaagtgctatttttagaaaaatgcattgcatatgtagatcacataaaatctttTGTAGATGATAATCCTAaagatgctaatgaaaaacctaatatgtgtacctctcctagggtatctaatgtgaattagGAAAGACCTAATACTCCTATAAATGATCTCTCCAatagagagaaagcattgaagatcaATATGactccatcttcttctcatacaaatACCCCAATGGaaggggggcaaggtcaaaatattggtgtttcaatatTTCTAGATACCCcctattctcctagagcttatcttaaccatcaaatcatttgtagagaagatgatgttatgattTTCATTCACGATCTAGCTCCCAACATAACAGTAATTatatatgaggccttagatgataaggatcttccttcccaacctatcaaagaggatatgcatcgAAAAACAACCTAATTTTTCAACATGAGTCGACATGGGATGTAGGCCACAACTTGAAATGATATGACTGTTAATGGGCTAAAAAATTGGTATTGATTgggaggactagggtgttgggtgtTCTATTCCTTGAGGACAAGGGCATCAATATCTTCTTACTAACCAATCAAGAGCCAAGATCTAAAGTGTAGATGAACTGCAAGTTGAAAATAATAAAGAATTTGCATGGTGTGAACAGAATCAGGGCTCCAATCAGGCCTTGGGACATGAATGCAAAGGTGACTacccaaatgaggataaaattgtaagggagtaaaatttagtatgctacatttagcccccacttcagTAGGAGTATGAGAATAATCATACTTGGTAAATTATAGAGGTGTACATTGAAATTTTTATTAAGATACTAACGAGACAAGGCACACCAAGCCTCTAGTGGACTTTAGGTCTCTTATGACTTCAAAgttaagataaaagggacatcataagagaaagagaaagagaaccatgactactagTCCCcacttaccatgagtcatgaaaagaaaaaataccaaaattacaaagaaaaacattAATTTTGGAAAGTAATCTGAGTACTGAGATATGCAAAGAGTGAAATATTGAGTAGAGTGTGTGC
This window harbors:
- the LOC131034972 gene encoding anthocyanin regulatory R-S protein — translated: MHFPRVVTSCGSFTTPDHNNYNPSLQIPHGLNHGGDNLSAVGEKYKKNIQALVPSQSQVTPHFHQFPKEQWVGGGREMGLEMKRFVHGGSVALRCSSFKEIHSLSERVRRTEMNQLFAEMNSLLPSSAVKRSKACIVSDIVDYIQYLQHQLALHSSQNGGPKLPLKTGSRSPRLKNESIPEMEAPSSDCGKSDSMPSSNTKSVNENLNVFYNGKDIFITMKCVMKVNVLTSLIYAVESHNIQVINGFVSTTDTVAFHCLHAKVTDILTPEAKETLYGNLMKLMKSEFMISLKSE